The Bacteroides acidifaciens genome includes a region encoding these proteins:
- a CDS encoding heavy-metal-associated domain-containing protein — protein MKTKRWMATCVVALLSVVAVMAKDIRVVVFKVTQMHCEKCEKKVKDNMRFEKGLKDISTVVKDRIVTITYDAEKTNVKNLQAGFNKFNYEAEFVKETKKDGKKADKK, from the coding sequence ATGAAAACAAAAAGATGGATGGCCACTTGCGTGGTGGCTCTTTTGAGTGTAGTTGCCGTAATGGCAAAGGATATTCGCGTGGTAGTATTCAAGGTGACTCAGATGCACTGCGAAAAATGTGAAAAGAAGGTGAAGGACAACATGCGTTTTGAGAAAGGTCTGAAAGACATTTCCACTGTTGTGAAAGACCGGATAGTTACTATCACATACGATGCTGAAAAGACAAATGTGAAGAACTTGCAGGCGGGATTTAATAAATTCAATTATGAAGCCGAATTTGTGAAAGAAACGAAGAAAGACGGTAAAAAAGCGGATAAGAAGTAA
- a CDS encoding heavy metal translocating P-type ATPase — protein sequence MGNIVKKAFPVLNMHCAGCANNVEKIVRKLSGVTEASVNFATNTLTVSYEKDKLTPGEIRAAVLAAGYDLIVEEAHKEERQEEEQHKRYVRLKRKVIGAWILVVPLLIFSMVLMHMPYSNEIQMVLAIPVMAFFGGGFFTGAWKQAKIGRSNMDTLVALSTSIAFLFSLFNTFFPEFWYARGLEPHVYYEASAVIIAFVLTGKLMEERAKGNTSNAIRKLMGMQPKVARVLRNGVEEEILIEQLQVGDLVVVRPGEQIPVDGKLSEGDSYVDESMISGEPIPVEKKKGDKVLAGTINQRGSFIISAAQVGSETVLARIIHTVQEAQGSKAPVQRIVDRITGIFVPVVLGIAILTFILWVVIGGSEYISYGVLSAVSVLVIACPCALGLATPTALMVGIGKAASQHILIKDAVALEQMRKVDVVVLDKTGTLTEGHPTATGWLWAQSQEPHYKDVLLAAEMKSEHPLADAIVAVLQNEERIQPAKLESFESITGKGIKVSYQGKVYWVGSHKLLRDFSATMNDVMADMLVRYESDGNGIIYYGCENELLAIIAVSDPIKATSAEAVKELKRQGIDICMLIGDGQRTALAVASHLGIERFVADALPADKADFVQELQLQGKKVAMVGDGINDSQALALADVSIAMGKGTDIAMDVAMVTLMTSDLLLLPKAFQLSKQTVKLIHQNLFWAFIYNLIGIPIAAGVLFPLNGLLLNPMLASAAMAFSSVSVVLNSLSLGRRRI from the coding sequence ATGGGTAATATAGTGAAAAAAGCATTTCCCGTGCTCAATATGCATTGTGCGGGCTGTGCTAACAATGTTGAAAAAATAGTAAGGAAATTGTCGGGAGTCACTGAGGCTTCCGTTAATTTTGCCACCAATACATTGACTGTTTCTTATGAGAAGGACAAGCTGACTCCCGGAGAAATCCGTGCGGCAGTGCTCGCTGCGGGTTACGACCTGATTGTGGAGGAAGCCCATAAAGAAGAGCGTCAGGAAGAAGAGCAGCATAAACGCTACGTTCGCTTGAAACGGAAAGTGATTGGTGCATGGATTCTGGTAGTGCCGCTACTGATATTCTCTATGGTATTGATGCATATGCCATATTCTAACGAGATTCAGATGGTGCTTGCCATCCCTGTCATGGCCTTTTTCGGCGGCGGTTTCTTTACCGGAGCTTGGAAACAGGCAAAGATAGGGCGGAGTAATATGGACACTTTGGTTGCGCTGAGTACTTCCATCGCTTTTCTGTTCAGCCTGTTTAATACTTTCTTTCCTGAATTCTGGTATGCCCGTGGATTGGAACCGCACGTCTATTACGAAGCTTCTGCGGTAATTATCGCTTTCGTGTTGACCGGCAAACTGATGGAAGAACGCGCGAAAGGAAATACTTCCAACGCTATTCGCAAGTTGATGGGTATGCAGCCTAAAGTAGCCCGTGTGCTGCGCAACGGAGTAGAAGAGGAGATTCTGATTGAGCAACTGCAAGTCGGTGATTTGGTCGTTGTCCGTCCGGGAGAACAGATTCCCGTGGATGGTAAACTTTCCGAAGGTGACTCGTATGTTGACGAAAGTATGATAAGCGGTGAGCCTATTCCGGTAGAAAAGAAGAAAGGCGATAAAGTGCTGGCGGGAACTATCAATCAACGCGGCTCGTTTATCATTAGCGCAGCGCAAGTCGGCAGCGAGACTGTATTGGCACGTATCATTCACACGGTGCAGGAAGCACAAGGCAGCAAAGCCCCCGTTCAGCGTATTGTCGACCGCATAACTGGAATTTTCGTGCCTGTCGTGCTAGGCATTGCTATCCTTACGTTTATCTTATGGGTAGTCATTGGCGGTAGTGAATACATATCTTATGGTGTACTGTCTGCCGTATCTGTTCTTGTTATCGCTTGTCCGTGTGCCTTAGGGCTTGCCACGCCTACCGCCTTGATGGTGGGAATAGGCAAAGCCGCCAGTCAGCATATTCTGATAAAGGACGCTGTTGCTTTGGAGCAAATGCGTAAAGTGGATGTCGTCGTATTGGATAAGACGGGGACATTGACAGAAGGACATCCCACAGCCACTGGATGGTTATGGGCACAGTCTCAGGAACCACATTATAAAGATGTACTTCTGGCTGCGGAAATGAAATCGGAGCATCCGCTTGCCGATGCCATAGTCGCTGTGCTTCAGAACGAGGAAAGGATACAGCCCGCTAAATTGGAAAGCTTTGAAAGTATCACAGGAAAAGGTATCAAAGTCTCCTATCAAGGGAAAGTGTATTGGGTAGGCAGTCACAAACTATTAAGGGATTTCAGTGCCACGATGAATGATGTAATGGCCGATATGCTGGTTCGTTATGAATCGGATGGTAACGGAATTATTTACTATGGTTGCGAGAATGAACTGTTAGCTATTATTGCAGTCTCCGACCCGATAAAAGCAACTTCTGCCGAAGCGGTGAAAGAACTGAAACGTCAGGGCATTGACATATGTATGCTGATCGGCGACGGGCAACGAACGGCTTTAGCTGTTGCTTCCCATTTGGGAATCGAACGTTTTGTAGCTGATGCCCTTCCTGCCGATAAAGCCGATTTTGTGCAAGAACTGCAATTGCAGGGAAAGAAAGTCGCCATGGTAGGGGATGGCATCAATGACTCGCAAGCCCTGGCATTGGCGGACGTCAGCATTGCTATGGGGAAAGGAACAGATATTGCTATGGATGTTGCCATGGTGACTTTGATGACATCCGACCTCTTGCTGCTTCCTAAAGCATTCCAGTTATCGAAGCAGACGGTCAAACTGATTCATCAAAACCTGTTTTGGGCATTTATTTATAATCTGATAGGTATCCCTATCGCTGCCGGTGTCCTGTTCCCCTTGAATGGTTTATTATTGAATCCGATGCTGGCAAGTGCCGCTATGGCTTTCTCCAGTGTGAGTGTAGTACTTAATTCACTGAGCTTGGGAAGAAGAAGGATTTAG